One window of the Candidatus Zixiibacteriota bacterium genome contains the following:
- a CDS encoding putative Cytochrome c assembly protein (Evidence 3 : Putative function from multiple computational evidences) gives MAPGLLGNLVLLLAFAMVVIGGTAFLLTALGKKNLFNLGAKVYYLQVFFAAAALAYLFYLFFTHNFGIRYVAEYSSTDLPFHYLLSSLWGGQEGTYLLWFFLSTMFGLFILKRGRQYTSWAMFFHALVHTFLLSIMVFALSPFRALIPPALEGSGLNPLLQDYWMVIHPPIMFCSFAMAGVPFALALAAMVKRDFSNWIKTTLPFVAITSFGLILANVLGGYWAYKTLGWGGYWAWDPVENTSFIPWVTSIGLIHGMLIERRSGALRRFNLLLSTSLFLLIVYGTFLTRSGVLADFSVHSFVDLGINGILVGFLLGYVLLTLGAFFFSRTPDRIGRPLNYNIFSRDFILFTGMVLFLILGAVVLFWSSLPLITRYLTANPSAADVGTYNAFAFPFAIIISLFLTFSPLFIGPGFKMEKMRMKSLLSFGISLVVAAVLFLLKAIPLTIAITSFIYLGVMILYFLTKTVTKPLLQALMVGLVGVAVALIFGVRQLEYLIFIGAALTAAGAHINIIVQYLTSRPELVGGYLAHFGFGLMLVGILTSSAFSVNHQVVIPRNQEQQAFDYDITYNGTAGDIRQKDNEILLTLDHNGKKIEARPQFFYAERMDGMMKKPYINKSILYDLYFSPQDIQEMPGSQGLVLHKGESAKVGDFNIKFVNFDMTSHESATGGITVGATLEVEHNGQTETITPHLVSDPNAGGDTRNMISEPAPLFSGQNYEVHLERVNASEGAVGLSIPGLVESGAPDRLILDVSRKPAINVLWFGTMLIFFGMLITIYSRFKK, from the coding sequence ATGGCGCCCGGACTTCTTGGTAATTTGGTCCTGCTTCTCGCTTTTGCCATGGTGGTGATCGGGGGCACGGCCTTTCTCCTTACTGCCCTGGGAAAGAAGAACCTCTTCAATCTCGGGGCCAAGGTCTATTATCTGCAGGTTTTTTTTGCCGCCGCCGCATTGGCTTATCTCTTCTATCTTTTCTTCACTCACAATTTCGGAATTAGATATGTAGCCGAATATTCGTCGACCGATCTGCCGTTCCATTATCTCCTCTCCTCTCTTTGGGGCGGGCAGGAAGGAACCTATCTCCTCTGGTTTTTCCTGAGCACCATGTTCGGGCTATTCATCCTCAAACGGGGCCGACAGTATACCTCGTGGGCGATGTTTTTCCATGCTTTGGTGCACACTTTCCTGCTTTCCATAATGGTCTTTGCCCTCTCGCCGTTCCGGGCCCTGATTCCACCAGCCTTAGAGGGTTCCGGTCTCAACCCGCTTTTGCAGGATTATTGGATGGTCATTCATCCCCCCATCATGTTTTGCTCCTTCGCCATGGCCGGCGTCCCCTTTGCCCTGGCGTTGGCGGCCATGGTTAAAAGGGACTTTTCCAATTGGATTAAGACCACCCTGCCCTTCGTGGCGATAACATCATTCGGCCTTATTCTGGCCAATGTCCTTGGCGGGTACTGGGCCTATAAAACCCTCGGCTGGGGCGGCTACTGGGCCTGGGACCCGGTGGAAAACACATCTTTCATTCCCTGGGTGACTTCAATCGGCCTGATTCATGGTATGCTGATCGAGCGCCGTTCGGGAGCCTTGAGGCGCTTCAACCTGCTCCTTTCGACTTCGCTCTTTTTGCTCATCGTATATGGCACCTTCCTGACCCGTTCCGGCGTGCTCGCCGATTTTTCCGTCCACTCCTTCGTGGACCTCGGCATCAATGGCATTCTGGTCGGATTCCTGCTTGGATATGTCCTCCTTACCCTCGGCGCTTTCTTCTTTTCCCGCACACCCGACAGAATCGGCAGGCCGCTCAATTACAATATATTTTCGCGTGATTTCATTCTTTTCACCGGGATGGTTCTTTTCCTGATTCTCGGAGCGGTGGTTCTCTTTTGGTCGTCATTGCCGCTCATCACCCGCTATCTGACCGCCAATCCTTCGGCCGCCGATGTCGGCACCTACAACGCTTTTGCCTTCCCTTTTGCCATAATCATCTCTCTTTTCCTGACCTTCAGCCCGCTTTTTATCGGCCCTGGATTCAAGATGGAGAAGATGCGAATGAAATCGCTCCTTTCTTTCGGAATCTCTCTGGTCGTAGCGGCCGTTCTCTTTCTGCTCAAGGCGATTCCCCTCACGATTGCCATCACGTCGTTCATATATCTCGGCGTAATGATTCTATACTTTCTGACCAAAACCGTCACCAAGCCGCTTCTTCAGGCGCTGATGGTCGGCCTGGTCGGCGTGGCGGTGGCCCTGATATTCGGCGTCCGGCAACTCGAGTATCTTATCTTCATCGGCGCCGCTCTGACGGCCGCCGGAGCGCATATTAACATCATCGTGCAATATCTCACGAGCCGCCCGGAACTGGTCGGCGGTTATCTGGCCCATTTCGGATTCGGATTGATGCTGGTCGGAATCCTGACGTCATCGGCCTTTTCCGTAAATCATCAGGTGGTGATTCCCCGTAATCAGGAACAACAGGCCTTCGATTATGATATCACTTATAACGGCACGGCCGGTGATATTCGTCAAAAAGACAACGAAATTCTCCTGACCCTGGATCATAACGGCAAGAAGATCGAGGCCCGACCGCAGTTCTTTTATGCGGAACGAATGGACGGCATGATGAAGAAGCCCTACATTAATAAAAGTATTCTTTATGACCTCTATTTCTCCCCTCAGGATATTCAGGAAATGCCGGGAAGCCAGGGATTGGTACTGCACAAGGGAGAATCGGCCAAAGTCGGTGATTTCAATATCAAGTTTGTCAATTTCGATATGACCTCTCACGAGTCGGCGACCGGCGGTATTACGGTCGGTGCGACACTTGAAGTCGAGCATAATGGGCAGACCGAGACGATCACTCCGCATCTGGTTTCCGATCCGAATGCCGGCGGCGATACCCGCAATATGATATCCGAACCGGCCCCTCTCTTTTCCGGTCAAAATTATGAGGTCCACTTGGAGAGAGTAAATGCCAGCGAAGGGGCCGTGGGGTTGTCAATTCCCGGCCTGGTGGAATCGGGCGCTCCGGACCGGCTGATTCTTGATGTTTCCCGGAAGCCGGCAATTAATGTTCTGTGGTTCGGAACGATGCTTATATTCTTCGGCATGCTGATCACGATTTACAGCCGTTTCAAAAAATAA
- a CDS encoding Cytochrome C class I protein, whose amino-acid sequence MKIFMTLIITIILLALIGLTVIMFGLYNVSAMNPDTGIKKWILSTASDNSVERHAAGITGPPLDDSSMVVLGYTHYSEMCVTCHGAPGIEPSEIGQGLNPHPPNLARSTRDMSDGEIFWVTKNGIKMTGMPAFGKTHSDDKIWAIVAFVKKMQNMTAEQYNAYGKTAGNTEVMGQ is encoded by the coding sequence ATGAAAATTTTCATGACTTTAATAATTACGATTATACTCCTGGCCCTCATTGGCCTGACAGTCATCATGTTCGGCCTTTACAATGTGTCGGCCATGAATCCGGACACCGGGATAAAAAAATGGATCCTCTCGACCGCCAGCGACAATTCCGTGGAGCGCCATGCCGCCGGCATTACGGGACCGCCGCTCGACGACAGCAGCATGGTGGTTCTCGGCTACACTCACTATAGCGAAATGTGTGTCACCTGTCACGGAGCCCCCGGCATTGAGCCGTCGGAAATCGGCCAGGGTCTCAATCCCCATCCCCCCAATCTGGCCCGAAGCACCCGTGATATGAGTGACGGCGAGATTTTCTGGGTGACCAAAAACGGCATCAAAATGACCGGCATGCCGGCCTTCGGCAAGACTCATTCCGATGACAAAATCTGGGCCATCGTGGCCTTCGTGAAAAAAATGCAGAACATGACGGCGGAGCAGTATAACGCCTATGGCAAGACGGCGGGAAACACGGAAGTCATGGGCCAATAA
- a CDS encoding putative Methyltransferase family protein (Evidence 3 : Putative function from multiple computational evidences): MKITERTRRNEIMGTFSERFPVLYDLEERQKKADKVLAVCRHFSPRPLSDLVCLDLGSSTGIMTACFARDFRRVVALDLDRVGLDAGRHNSRHRNIDYICSDGTEMAIADQSIDVIICNQIYEHVDNQNGLMAEIYRVLKPDGFCYFGAGNRYVLIEGHYFLPFLSWLPHRLADIYMRLTGKKGIYDVRLLSLRRLGRLTADFWRHDYTRLLFQYPRAFSADDIVRPGNFISRLPWLFFYLIYPLFPAWVWILTRKK; encoded by the coding sequence ATGAAAATAACGGAACGCACCCGCCGCAATGAAATCATGGGAACGTTTTCGGAACGGTTCCCTGTCCTGTATGATTTGGAAGAACGCCAAAAAAAGGCCGACAAAGTGCTGGCCGTCTGCCGTCACTTTTCCCCGCGACCCTTAAGCGATCTGGTCTGCCTCGACCTCGGTTCTTCCACCGGTATCATGACCGCATGCTTTGCCCGGGACTTCCGGCGTGTTGTCGCCCTTGATTTGGATCGTGTCGGACTCGACGCCGGCCGCCATAACAGCCGTCACCGCAATATTGATTATATCTGCTCCGACGGAACCGAAATGGCGATTGCCGATCAAAGTATCGATGTCATAATCTGCAACCAGATATATGAACATGTTGACAATCAAAACGGTCTTATGGCCGAAATTTACCGCGTTCTCAAACCCGATGGTTTCTGCTATTTCGGCGCCGGCAACAGATACGTCCTCATCGAAGGACACTATTTCCTGCCATTTCTTTCCTGGCTCCCGCACCGCCTTGCCGATATCTATATGAGATTGACCGGCAAAAAAGGGATCTACGATGTCCGTCTTCTATCCTTGCGGCGACTGGGGCGGCTTACCGCCGATTTCTGGCGCCACGATTATACCCGTCTTCTGTTTCAATATCCTCGGGCCTTCTCCGCCGATGATATCGTCCGCCCCGGCAATTTCATCTCACGCCTTCCCTGGCTTTTCTTTTATCTTATCTATCCGCTATTCCCCGCCTGGGTCTGGATTCTGACCCGTAAAAAATAA
- the prsA gene encoding phosphoribosylpyrophosphate synthase (Evidence 2a : Function from experimental evidences in other organisms; PubMedId : 3009477, 9298646; Product type e : enzyme) → MDLKLIAGNSNRPLAQKIARYIGAELTACEIKRFSDGEIFVQINENIRGTDVFIIQSTNAPAENMMELLIMIEAARRASASRITAVIPYYGYGRQDRKDRPRVAITAKLVANLITTAGADRVITMDLHAAQIQGFFDIPHDHLYSSRVFNDHLIMMGIDNPVVVSPDVGSIKMARAFAKHFKAGLAIVDKRRPAPNQSEIMNIIGEVRGRNIIIRDDMVDTAGTLCQAAEALAAAGALDIYAVCTHPVLSGNAVSRIDDCVIKKMIISDSINVENKDLSDKFVVLSCANLFGEAIMRISGEKSVSSLFDE, encoded by the coding sequence ATGGACTTGAAACTTATTGCCGGCAACTCTAATCGGCCCCTGGCGCAGAAAATCGCCCGCTACATCGGGGCGGAGCTGACGGCATGTGAGATTAAAAGATTTTCCGACGGTGAGATCTTTGTTCAGATCAATGAAAATATCCGCGGCACCGATGTCTTCATCATTCAATCGACCAACGCCCCCGCGGAAAATATGATGGAACTCCTGATTATGATCGAGGCCGCCCGACGGGCCTCGGCCTCCCGTATCACCGCCGTAATTCCGTACTATGGTTACGGCCGTCAGGATCGCAAAGATCGTCCCCGGGTCGCCATCACCGCCAAACTGGTGGCCAATCTCATCACCACCGCCGGCGCCGACCGCGTCATCACCATGGACCTGCACGCCGCCCAGATTCAGGGTTTTTTCGATATACCCCACGATCACCTCTATTCTTCCCGGGTGTTCAATGATCATCTCATCATGATGGGCATCGATAATCCGGTCGTGGTTTCGCCCGATGTCGGTTCCATCAAGATGGCCCGCGCCTTTGCCAAACATTTCAAAGCCGGTCTGGCGATTGTCGATAAACGCCGTCCCGCTCCCAATCAGTCGGAAATTATGAATATCATCGGCGAGGTTCGCGGACGTAATATCATTATCCGCGACGATATGGTCGATACCGCCGGAACCCTCTGCCAGGCCGCCGAGGCCCTGGCCGCGGCCGGAGCGCTCGATATTTACGCCGTCTGTACTCACCCTGTCCTCTCCGGTAACGCCGTCTCACGGATTGATGATTGCGTAATTAAAAAGATGATTATCTCGGATTCGATAAATGTGGAAAATAAGGACCTGTCCGATAAATTCGTGGTCCTGTCCTGCGCCAATCTTTTCGGGGAAGCGATCATGCGCATCTCCGGTGAAAAATCGGTCTCGTCGCTTTTCGATGAATAA
- a CDS encoding conserved hypothetical protein (Evidence 4 : Unknown function but conserved in other organisms), which translates to MCHVILLLPVIGLGVFFLWPFGTALPIYLAILAISGFVYFAMIKAMQRPVMTGIQTLQGKLVEVINMSGKRGQVRIGAEIWEARTKDQLSTGEMARIIGIDQLTLIIEKYSGEINAPSAKVHHHH; encoded by the coding sequence ATGTGCCACGTAATTTTGCTTCTCCCCGTAATCGGGCTGGGGGTATTTTTTCTCTGGCCCTTTGGTACGGCTTTGCCGATCTATCTGGCCATTCTTGCAATATCCGGTTTCGTTTATTTTGCAATGATAAAAGCGATGCAACGTCCGGTCATGACGGGCATTCAGACATTACAGGGAAAGTTGGTGGAAGTGATTAATATGTCCGGCAAGCGGGGTCAAGTCAGAATTGGCGCCGAAATATGGGAAGCCCGAACAAAGGACCAACTATCGACAGGTGAAATGGCCAGGATCATCGGCATCGATCAATTAACCCTGATTATAGAAAAATATTCCGGTGAAATAAATGCCCCGAGCGCGAAGGTTCACCATCATCACTAA
- a CDS encoding conserved hypothetical protein (Evidence 4 : Unknown function but conserved in other organisms): MEITEVRIILRDEDKLKGFANVTFDNAFVIRGMKIISGNKGYFVSMPSRKRPDGTHQDVAHPVNNETRRLIEEKVLAAYEAELKAKSKG, translated from the coding sequence GTGGAGATCACCGAAGTCCGCATCATCTTGCGGGATGAAGACAAGTTGAAGGGTTTTGCCAATGTCACCTTCGACAATGCTTTTGTGATTCGCGGCATGAAAATTATATCCGGGAATAAAGGATATTTCGTTTCCATGCCGAGCCGAAAGCGGCCGGATGGTACTCATCAGGACGTGGCCCATCCGGTCAACAACGAAACGAGACGTTTGATAGAGGAGAAGGTGCTGGCCGCCTATGAGGCGGAGCTGAAAGCCAAAAGCAAAGGGTAG
- the ispE gene encoding 4-diphosphocytidyl-2-C-methyl-D-erythritol kinase gives MDWCEIKAPAKINLFLKILGKRADNYHDLFSWFQAVSLFDYLTFSKSPARFDLTIDSAVKLPADENNLIIRTARRLFAEFKLPGGLTIWLKKNIPVAAGLAGGSSDAAATIYAINKLFSLSLTVPEMRHLALEIGSDIPFFFSSGQAEITGRGEVIKEITLPTDYYILLITPPLHISTADSYRLLNLGLTTGKGVVNLSHCDNFEELIGRICDIGNDFETIHLDAYPVLGRIKDALDRAGARIARMSGSGPTVFGLFDKMPEREDLFQITRGDWQVVEVRPITLPAWD, from the coding sequence ATGGATTGGTGCGAAATCAAGGCTCCGGCCAAAATTAATCTTTTTCTGAAAATCCTTGGAAAAAGGGCCGACAATTATCACGATCTTTTCTCCTGGTTTCAAGCCGTCAGCCTCTTTGATTATTTAACGTTCTCCAAATCTCCGGCCCGATTTGACCTGACAATCGACTCGGCCGTCAAATTGCCGGCTGATGAAAACAATCTGATAATTAGAACTGCCCGCCGCCTTTTTGCCGAATTTAAATTGCCCGGTGGCCTGACTATATGGCTCAAAAAAAATATTCCTGTTGCCGCCGGTCTGGCCGGAGGGTCATCCGATGCCGCCGCAACCATTTACGCCATAAATAAGCTCTTTTCCCTGTCTTTAACCGTCCCGGAAATGCGGCATTTGGCGCTGGAAATCGGCTCCGATATCCCCTTCTTCTTTTCTTCGGGACAGGCTGAAATCACGGGACGGGGCGAAGTAATAAAAGAAATCACCCTTCCGACCGACTATTATATCCTTTTGATTACCCCCCCGCTCCATATCTCTACCGCCGACAGCTATCGCCTCCTAAATTTAGGCTTGACAACGGGAAAGGGGGTTGTTAACTTATCACACTGCGATAATTTCGAGGAATTAATCGGCAGGATTTGTGACATTGGCAACGACTTCGAAACTATTCATCTTGACGCCTACCCCGTTTTGGGGCGGATAAAGGATGCGTTAGATAGGGCCGGTGCCAGGATTGCCCGCATGAGTGGCTCCGGGCCGACAGTTTTTGGTTTGTTCGACAAAATGCCTGAGAGGGAAGATTTGTTTCAAATCACCCGGGGGGATTGGCAGGTAGTTGAGGTTCGGCCAATAACCCTCCCCGCTTGGGACTGA
- the rplY gene encoding 50S ribosomal protein L25, with translation MKEIRLSAQLRDGVGKEVSRKTRRTGFVPGILYGPETKPLSVSVNNGDLATMIRRQGRLNMLIDLDVADGKKARKVIIRELQRDPVTGDYFHIDFYQVSMKKKLHLSAPVYLTGSSVGVKTSGGIMEHVTREIEIACLPSDIPDRIEIDVSALEIGDSVHVRDLKIEKVEILTDKDQTIATVVPPTIIKAEAAAAAPAEGEVPAEGAAPAEGEAAAGAAGAEAGKAAGAEAGKKPEEAKGGKPGGKPEKK, from the coding sequence ATGAAAGAAATCAGACTCAGTGCCCAGCTCAGAGATGGTGTCGGAAAAGAAGTCTCGCGCAAAACCCGTCGCACCGGTTTTGTCCCCGGAATTCTCTACGGACCAGAAACGAAACCGCTTTCTGTAAGTGTCAATAACGGCGACCTGGCGACCATGATCCGCCGCCAGGGACGTCTCAATATGCTCATCGATCTCGATGTGGCCGACGGCAAGAAGGCCCGCAAGGTCATCATTCGCGAATTGCAGCGCGACCCGGTCACCGGTGATTATTTCCATATCGACTTTTACCAGGTCTCCATGAAAAAGAAACTGCACCTGTCGGCCCCGGTGTACCTGACCGGCAGTTCTGTCGGTGTCAAAACCTCCGGCGGTATCATGGAGCACGTGACCCGCGAAATCGAAATCGCCTGCCTCCCGTCCGATATCCCGGACCGGATTGAAATCGATGTCTCCGCGCTCGAAATCGGCGATTCCGTACACGTCCGCGACCTCAAAATAGAAAAGGTCGAAATCCTGACCGATAAGGACCAGACCATCGCCACCGTCGTTCCGCCGACCATTATCAAGGCCGAGGCGGCCGCGGCGGCTCCGGCGGAAGGTGAAGTTCCTGCCGAAGGTGCGGCTCCGGCGGAAGGTGAAGCGGCGGCCGGTGCGGCCGGTGCCGAGGCCGGCAAGGCGGCGGGCGCCGAAGCCGGGAAGAAGCCCGAAGAGGCCAAGGGCGGCAAGCCGGGCGGCAAACCGGAGAAAAAGTAA
- a CDS encoding hypothetical protein (Evidence 5 : Unknown function), which yields MGDQKISNNEPNISYSVAGFAVKAKKCGFVLFRVLPGKGLYE from the coding sequence ATGGGGGATCAAAAAATTTCGAATAACGAACCCAATATTTCATATTCCGTTGCCGGTTTTGCAGTTAAAGCAAAAAAATGCGGCTTCGTTTTATTTCGGGTGTTGCCGGGCAAGGGATTATATGAATGA
- a CDS encoding exported hypothetical protein (Evidence 5 : Unknown function): MSKNHLKIFAVLAAVTIAIWIGGCSSKSPTQASKAPGPNPEADSINGYFAALPDYSLNPPPPRPPSSLNPSYIVVDDNGWELDYRCNAQKKNIVVTTDEIMSPDENFGVLWPGNIIQGKSITTGNLKQLLLDRGPMTLTISVDAPVTSTAVDTPNSVTAQQAVADLKRSVDKDLNGDNAPSSPGTVNFKVEAANSFEQSMLSMGVTGGYSVPMEGNLGGSAAMSVTRGLQEQTIVARLVQKLFTIRIADDLPGLQTPSGYLAPNVTMNDIRAQESAGNIGPDNLPMYIESVSYGRIIVFTLKSSTASSIEDLKAAVNAAYEQYEGSGSINSAQQQILSTRTTEVYQAGGDPTAAQAAVANLDFSQFFTEISATATVPISFKLKPLKTGANGDFVSIFDSTSYDERTGADRPVGYDVTVTCDKVEHTDTFCASCPWSANVDPTYQGIGPFKFQLGVFVGNPPQTVTVGDSFTFSWDEPPRTAILLSRFSFESDYNGIIGIGPEHDYPFNMINFRATYHESKIVNGLGSAAEFYYSATKTPRY; this comes from the coding sequence ATGTCAAAAAACCATTTGAAAATTTTTGCGGTCCTGGCGGCGGTCACGATTGCAATCTGGATCGGCGGTTGCTCTTCAAAGTCGCCGACGCAGGCCAGCAAGGCGCCGGGGCCCAACCCCGAGGCTGATTCTATCAACGGCTATTTCGCGGCCCTGCCTGATTATTCCCTCAACCCACCGCCGCCACGCCCGCCGTCGTCGCTTAACCCGTCCTATATAGTCGTCGATGACAACGGCTGGGAACTCGACTATCGCTGTAATGCCCAGAAAAAAAATATTGTCGTAACCACCGACGAAATCATGTCGCCCGACGAAAATTTCGGGGTCCTCTGGCCGGGGAATATCATCCAGGGAAAATCAATCACGACCGGGAACTTGAAGCAACTTCTTCTGGATCGCGGTCCCATGACCCTTACTATCAGCGTCGACGCCCCCGTGACATCGACCGCAGTCGATACGCCTAACAGCGTCACCGCCCAGCAGGCGGTCGCCGATTTGAAACGATCGGTCGATAAAGATTTGAACGGCGACAATGCCCCGTCCAGTCCCGGAACGGTTAATTTCAAAGTCGAAGCGGCCAACTCTTTCGAGCAATCGATGCTTTCGATGGGAGTAACCGGCGGTTATTCGGTGCCGATGGAAGGTAATCTGGGCGGATCGGCGGCAATGAGTGTCACCCGGGGTTTGCAGGAACAGACGATCGTGGCCAGGTTGGTGCAAAAGCTTTTTACCATTCGGATTGCCGATGACCTGCCGGGACTTCAAACCCCATCCGGGTATCTGGCCCCCAATGTAACGATGAATGATATAAGGGCCCAGGAGTCGGCCGGCAACATCGGACCCGATAATCTCCCGATGTATATCGAGTCGGTGAGTTACGGCCGTATCATCGTCTTCACCCTGAAATCGTCGACCGCGTCGAGCATTGAAGACTTGAAAGCGGCCGTCAACGCCGCCTATGAGCAGTATGAAGGGAGCGGAAGTATCAACAGCGCCCAACAGCAGATTCTCTCGACCCGCACCACCGAGGTCTATCAGGCCGGGGGTGATCCGACAGCGGCTCAGGCGGCGGTGGCCAATCTCGATTTCAGCCAGTTTTTCACGGAGATTTCGGCGACCGCCACCGTGCCGATATCGTTCAAATTGAAACCGCTCAAAACCGGCGCCAACGGTGATTTTGTCAGCATTTTCGATTCCACCAGTTACGACGAGCGGACCGGCGCCGATCGCCCGGTGGGCTATGATGTGACGGTAACATGCGATAAAGTCGAGCATACCGATACCTTCTGCGCCAGTTGTCCCTGGTCGGCCAATGTTGATCCGACCTATCAGGGGATCGGCCCGTTCAAATTTCAATTGGGGGTTTTTGTCGGCAATCCACCCCAAACTGTCACTGTGGGCGACTCGTTCACTTTTTCCTGGGATGAACCGCCCCGCACCGCCATTTTATTATCGCGATTCTCCTTCGAATCGGATTATAACGGCATAATCGGCATTGGGCCGGAGCATGATTATCCTTTCAACATGATTAATTTCCGCGCCACCTATCATGAGAGCAAAATCGTGAACGGTCTGGGAAGCGCCGCTGAATTCTATTACAGCGCCACGAAAACCCCGCGGTATTGA
- the ccmC gene encoding ABC-type cytochrome c biogenesis transport system permease component C: MLWKILIFLAMTFVIIMAFATPSPMAPANSLGPVDTYRIFYFHVPQSWVATLAFLLSMFFSIRFLMTKNTDYDLKAVTANKMGLIFAVLATVTGSIFAKMTWGEFWNWSEIREVSIFILLIIYGAYFALRSAIPDEDQRATLSAVLSIIFAVSAVFLIFVLPRIYPTFTQHPNDSVVDKTGKLTMGPTVSIIFFTSLAAFTALFVWIYNLSLKVNRAVQAKVLEEN, from the coding sequence ATGTTGTGGAAAATTTTGATATTTTTGGCGATGACTTTTGTCATCATCATGGCTTTTGCGACCCCGTCGCCGATGGCGCCGGCCAATTCTCTTGGGCCGGTCGATACTTACCGGATTTTTTATTTTCATGTCCCGCAGTCCTGGGTCGCGACTCTGGCCTTTCTATTGTCTATGTTTTTTTCCATCCGCTTTTTAATGACAAAAAATACCGATTACGACCTGAAAGCCGTAACCGCCAACAAAATGGGATTAATATTCGCCGTCCTGGCAACCGTCACTGGATCGATTTTCGCCAAAATGACCTGGGGTGAGTTCTGGAACTGGTCGGAAATCAGGGAAGTCTCCATTTTCATTCTCCTGATAATTTACGGCGCCTATTTCGCGCTCCGCTCCGCCATCCCCGACGAGGATCAGAGGGCCACTCTTTCAGCCGTCCTCTCGATTATTTTCGCGGTCTCGGCGGTCTTTTTGATTTTCGTCCTGCCCCGCATTTACCCCACTTTTACCCAGCACCCCAATGATTCAGTAGTCGATAAAACCGGAAAATTGACAATGGGGCCGACCGTCAGCATCATTTTCTTCACGTCGCTGGCGGCCTTTACGGCCCTCTTTGTCTGGATATATAATCTTTCCCTGAAAGTCAACCGGGCCGTACAGGCGAAAGTTCTGGAGGAAAATTAA
- a CDS encoding conserved hypothetical protein (Evidence 4 : Unknown function but conserved in other organisms), with translation MKAKYIIGALIIVVFVVWGASAFLKTTVQYVSIAEAKRTDKTVQVLGNIDFSDVHFDADNRRLVFSIYDSATAASSPGERMKVIYYGVVPGNFEQATQVVVRGKQGPDGFLAEKILVKCPSKYQGLEKDSKDMKG, from the coding sequence ATGAAGGCCAAATATATCATAGGCGCTCTTATTATTGTCGTGTTTGTGGTTTGGGGCGCCTCCGCTTTTTTGAAAACGACGGTGCAATATGTTTCTATCGCCGAAGCCAAGCGGACCGATAAAACCGTCCAGGTCCTCGGCAATATCGATTTCAGTGACGTGCACTTTGATGCCGACAATAGGCGGCTAGTGTTTTCCATCTACGACTCCGCAACCGCCGCATCGTCGCCGGGCGAACGGATGAAAGTTATTTATTATGGTGTTGTCCCGGGCAATTTCGAGCAGGCTACGCAAGTGGTCGTTCGCGGGAAACAGGGACCTGACGGTTTCCTGGCGGAAAAGATACTGGTTAAGTGCCCCTCGAAATATCAAGGATTGGAAAAAGATTCAAAGGACATGAAAGGTTAA